One Microvirga mediterraneensis genomic window carries:
- the istB gene encoding IS21-like element helper ATPase IstB — protein sequence MLTHPTLDQLHDLGLHGMAKGFKALSATPEADALGHAEWLGLILDHEVTQRRQKRFEARAKAAKLRHPASVEDVDFRTARGLDRALFLKLASCDWIRERRNLLITGPCGVGKSWLACALAHRACRDDLSVLYHRVPRLFAALDLARNHGRYSRLLRTIARAKLLVLDDWGPEPLTGEQQRDLLEIVEDRYDAGSLLITSQVPVEKWYEMIGSIPTLADAILDRVVHNAYRINLTGESLRKTHRAEFDA from the coding sequence ATGTTGACCCATCCCACCCTCGACCAGCTCCATGACCTTGGCCTGCACGGTATGGCCAAGGGGTTCAAGGCGCTCAGCGCCACCCCTGAGGCCGATGCGCTCGGCCATGCGGAATGGCTCGGCCTGATCCTCGATCACGAGGTGACGCAACGCCGGCAGAAGCGCTTCGAGGCTCGCGCCAAGGCGGCCAAACTGCGTCATCCCGCCAGTGTCGAGGATGTCGACTTCCGGACCGCCCGCGGTCTCGACCGAGCGCTCTTTCTCAAGCTGGCATCCTGCGACTGGATCCGGGAGCGGCGCAATCTTCTGATCACCGGACCGTGCGGGGTCGGCAAGAGTTGGCTCGCCTGCGCCCTCGCACACCGCGCCTGTCGGGATGATCTCTCGGTTCTGTATCACCGCGTTCCGCGCCTGTTTGCGGCGCTCGATCTCGCCCGCAACCACGGCCGCTACTCTCGCCTGTTGCGCACGATTGCTCGGGCCAAACTGCTCGTGCTGGACGATTGGGGCCCTGAGCCGCTCACCGGCGAGCAGCAGCGCGACCTGCTCGAGATCGTTGAGGACCGTTACGATGCCGGCTCGCTCCTGATCACCAGTCAGGTGCCGGTCGAGAAATGGTACGAGATGATCGGTAGCATTCCGACCCTTGCCGACGCCATCCTCGACCGGGTCGTCCACAACGCCTATCGCATCAATCTCACAGGCGAGAGCCTGCGAAAGACCCACCGCGCCGAATTCGACGCTTGA
- the istA gene encoding IS21 family transposase — protein sequence MPANREMTMRQMRQVLRLHASGTSDREIGRTVGAARSTVRDAIKRAKAAGLAWPLPEDLTDAALEETLFARAGARIGTRRRPEPDWASLVQELKRPGVSIAILHEEYLADYPSGYGYSRFCDLFRSFERRLTPTMRQHHVAGDKVFVDYSGKKLPIVDPLTGEIRHAEIFVAVLGASNLTYAEATWTQTLPDWIEAHVRMFRFHGGVTKLIVPDNLKSGVHKASFYDPEINRSYGKMAAHYEVGILPARPRRPKDKAKVESGVRFAQFYILGRLRNRTFFSLQEANAAIAEAVERMNSVPMRRLGVSRRQLFETIEKPVLAPLPAEDYVFAQWQLARVGLDYHIEVEGFFYSVPFGLIGQQVDVRVTQRTVEAFHKGGRVAAHARRYAGRAHGTSAEHMPSSHRRYAAWSPERFRSWAAAIGPNTEMLIAAILAARRHPEQGFRTCIGVLQHMRGIPKERVEAVAERALTIRALTYKSIVSLLDTYRDRAPAKAADTPVITHPNVRGPGYFH from the coding sequence ACCAGCGATCGGGAGATCGGCCGGACCGTTGGCGCGGCGCGCTCCACCGTGCGAGACGCGATCAAGCGGGCCAAGGCGGCCGGGCTGGCCTGGCCGCTGCCAGAGGACCTGACCGACGCGGCCCTGGAGGAGACGCTGTTCGCCCGGGCGGGCGCCCGGATCGGCACGCGACGTCGTCCCGAGCCGGATTGGGCAAGTCTGGTGCAGGAGTTGAAGCGGCCGGGCGTCAGCATCGCTATCCTGCACGAGGAGTACCTGGCGGACTATCCCAGCGGCTACGGCTACTCGCGGTTCTGCGACCTGTTCCGCTCCTTCGAGCGCCGCCTGACGCCGACCATGCGCCAGCATCACGTCGCCGGCGACAAGGTGTTCGTGGATTACTCGGGCAAGAAGCTGCCCATCGTCGATCCGCTCACCGGCGAGATCCGCCACGCCGAGATCTTCGTCGCCGTGCTCGGCGCCTCCAACCTGACCTATGCCGAAGCCACCTGGACCCAGACCCTGCCGGATTGGATTGAGGCCCATGTGCGGATGTTCCGGTTTCATGGCGGCGTGACCAAGCTCATCGTCCCGGACAACCTGAAGAGCGGCGTCCACAAGGCCTCGTTCTACGATCCCGAGATCAACCGCAGCTACGGCAAGATGGCGGCCCATTACGAGGTCGGAATTCTGCCAGCCCGACCACGTCGCCCGAAGGATAAGGCAAAAGTTGAGTCCGGAGTCCGCTTTGCCCAATTCTACATTCTCGGCCGCCTGCGTAACCGCACCTTCTTCTCGCTCCAGGAAGCCAACGCGGCGATCGCTGAGGCTGTCGAGCGCATGAACAGCGTGCCCATGCGTCGTCTCGGCGTCAGCCGGCGACAGTTGTTCGAGACCATCGAGAAGCCGGTTCTCGCACCACTGCCGGCGGAGGACTACGTCTTCGCGCAATGGCAGCTCGCCCGGGTCGGGCTCGACTATCACATCGAGGTCGAGGGTTTCTTCTATTCGGTGCCGTTTGGCCTCATCGGCCAGCAGGTCGACGTGCGGGTGACCCAGCGCACCGTCGAAGCCTTTCACAAGGGTGGACGCGTCGCTGCCCACGCGCGGCGTTACGCAGGACGGGCGCATGGCACAAGTGCCGAGCACATGCCGAGTTCGCATCGCCGCTATGCCGCCTGGTCGCCCGAGCGCTTCCGCTCCTGGGCCGCCGCGATCGGCCCGAACACCGAGATGCTGATTGCGGCGATCCTGGCCGCGCGGCGTCACCCTGAGCAGGGCTTTCGCACCTGCATTGGCGTGCTCCAGCACATGCGCGGCATCCCGAAGGAGCGCGTCGAGGCAGTCGCCGAACGGGCTCTGACGATCCGGGCGCTAACCTACAAGAGCATCGTCTCGCTCCTCGACACCTACCGCGACCGCGCTCCCGCCAAGGCCGCCGACACTCCCGTCATCACCCACCCCAATGTCCGCGGACCGGGGTATTTCCACTAA